In the Leptospira wolffii serovar Khorat str. Khorat-H2 genome, GAAAGCTCGCTTCGAACTCCGGTTCCAGGGCCAATTCGAATTGAGCGTTTTTCACGGTTTTGGTTTTTCCGTTGGAAATCTCTTCGGTAGGATCCAGAAGTTTCGCTTCTCCGTCCTTCCAAAGGACGGGCGTTTCTCCCAGATAGATCTGTGCCTTTTTCTTTCCGATCGTTAGATAGATACGACTCTCCAATGGGAAAGCCTCGGAAGAGAATCCCTTGGAAACGGAATAAGCTATGGAATCGTTTTGTAAGTTCGTAGAGAGATCGTTCCAAGAAAGTTGTCCTTCCACTTCCAGTTGGGGAGAACGGTTCAAAAAGAACCAGTCCCCGCGAGAAGGATTGATCTGAGTGAGGGGCCTGGTCCGATTGGGATCTCCCGTATTGACTAGGGCGTCCAATTGGAAATTCAGATCCTTGGCCCAGATCGCCGAATGGGTATAACCTTGTCGGATCGTATCATCCAATCTAAAATTGAATCTCTTCTCGCCTTTACTGAAACTCCAGTATCCGTCCTTAAAACTTCCCTGCTTGAGAAAAGAAGAGGTTCCGTTTTCCTCCACGTTCAATTCCTGAAAGGTATCGCTTTTCCGATTCCAGAGAAGGAGTCTCGCTCCGGATCGGAAACGGTTCCGAAAAATTCTTAACTCCAGAAATACGGAATCGTTCCATATATCCACGAGCACGCTATCTACGGACCGAAACCAAGAGAGGGGACCGGATTTGTATTCTCTGGAATTATCGATTTGGACGGGGCCGAAATACGTCCCGAACATGGGTTCTAATGTGGAAGTATGAAGAATGGATCCTAAATGCTCTTTCATGTCCGCGTTAAACGACTAACATATATTAGCCGGTCGTAAATTTCTCGCCCTCGGAGTCACATCGGTCCATAACCATTCGACTCGGAGAATTAAGAGAATTTATCAAGGTCTTCGGATGAATAGGAAAAAAAAGACTGAAATTTTCCCTTCTTTCGCCCAAAAACGTAACGATGATTTCGGGAAATATGCTTGTAGCAAAGTATTCTACCGAGTCTTGTAGTGTTAGATCCGCATGCTCGCTGAATACGAATCACAACAAGTTCTATCTTTGGGCGAAGGATATTATTCCCCGCATTACCAGCCGATTTTAGACGTAGGGAATCGCAATATAGTAGGATACGAGGTTTTAGGCCGTGTATTCTCTCCCGAAACCAACGAATATCATTCCTTAGGATATCATTTTCATAATCCGGACACGGATACTGTACGTTTGGTACATATAGACAGAATCATCCGGGAAAAAGCGATCAAGCACGTAAAGGAAACGGGTCTCAAGACCAGGATTTTCCTGAATATGATGCCGAATTTCCTCTCCATGGTTTATACCGGAGAAGTTCTGGACATAAAGAAGCTCCATATTCTCCACCTAATCGAAAAATACGATATTAACCCGAACGATCTAGTTTTAGAGATCACAGAGGATAAGTTCGAGGGGAATATAGAAAAACTTCTCTATATCGTGAGCGTCTTCCGGGAGAGAGGGATCAAGATTGCGGTCGATGATCTCGGAGTAGGATTCTCCAATCTGGAGCGTATCGGTTATATCCATCCGGATATCATGAAGGTGGATATCAAGATCATGAGGGAGAGTCTGAATCGTCGATCCTTCAAGAATGTGCTCTCCGCAATTTCGGAAATGTCCCAAAGATTGGGATCCCAGCTCCTATTCGAAGGAGTGGAGAACGAAGAAGAATTGTATCTAGCTTTATCCATGGGAGCTAATCTTCTGCAAGGTTATTATTTTTCCCGTCCTACGGTGGATTTCCAAGATAAGAAACGTTTTAATAAGACTCTTAAGACTTCTTTGGAAAAATTCTCCGGACTGAGGTTCTTGGAGATCCTCGAGAATCTGAGGAGAGAGCAATCCTTCTTGGATCAATTCATCGAGATTTTCAAGCCTATGGATACATCTTCGGATACCGCTCTCTTAGAGAGTTTGAATTCCATTTTGGATCGCCTTCCTCCGGAAACGACTTCCGTTTTAGTATGTGATATGCACGGTTACCAAGTGACTCCGACTTTCAAGAGGGAATCCTACGATCTTCCTTGGAGTAGGCTGCTCACCGATATCGGAAATAATTACGCATGGAAGCCGTTTTTCATCCGCCACAAGGCGGAGACCTATCATTCTAGCCGGATTTCGGGTTTCACAGAACCTTTTCACGATATAGATTCCAAGCGCCAATATGTCTTATTTACCCTGAATCTGGGCGAGGAGCATGTTTTGGTTCTTCGTTTGGATTGGGAAGCCTACTAAATCGCTCGGACCCGAGAACATCTTTCCTATTGATCTCCGCCCTAGGAATAAAAACATAGTCCTAGGCAGGGAGTCTCACGTGGCTGAATTACTAAGAATCTCAAATCTTCGCGCGGGAGTCGAAACCGAGAACGGCGAGGTTCAGGAAATTCTGAAAGGCGTCGACTTGACCATAGGTGAGGGCGAGGTCCATGCCATCATGGGACCCAACGGATCGGGAAAGAGTACTCTCTCGAACGTAATCATGGGTCACCCAAAATATAAAGTGATTTCCGGGGATATTTTTTTTAAGGGTGAGTCCTTGCTGGAAAAGCCCACGGACGAAAGAGCCAGGGCCGGGA is a window encoding:
- a CDS encoding EAL domain-containing protein, which gives rise to MLAEYESQQVLSLGEGYYSPHYQPILDVGNRNIVGYEVLGRVFSPETNEYHSLGYHFHNPDTDTVRLVHIDRIIREKAIKHVKETGLKTRIFLNMMPNFLSMVYTGEVLDIKKLHILHLIEKYDINPNDLVLEITEDKFEGNIEKLLYIVSVFRERGIKIAVDDLGVGFSNLERIGYIHPDIMKVDIKIMRESLNRRSFKNVLSAISEMSQRLGSQLLFEGVENEEELYLALSMGANLLQGYYFSRPTVDFQDKKRFNKTLKTSLEKFSGLRFLEILENLRREQSFLDQFIEIFKPMDTSSDTALLESLNSILDRLPPETTSVLVCDMHGYQVTPTFKRESYDLPWSRLLTDIGNNYAWKPFFIRHKAETYHSSRISGFTEPFHDIDSKRQYVLFTLNLGEEHVLVLRLDWEAY